A genomic segment from Canis aureus isolate CA01 chromosome 4, VMU_Caureus_v.1.0, whole genome shotgun sequence encodes:
- the HAVCR2 gene encoding hepatitis A virus cellular receptor 2 isoform X2: MRKEPVVPKIANPRNHQGADTDARSSEGAYVAEVGQNADLPCTYSPTTSENLVPICWGKGSCPVFECHNTVLSTDGRNLKYQTSNRYRLMRNFHKGDVSLTIENVTLADSGTYCCRIQFPGLMNDKKSNLELVIKPAKVIATWTPWRDFTAPFPLMLTTKGHGSETQTLVALHDKQTQIPTLANELEDAGATTRLGIYIGAGISAGLALIFIIGALILTWYSYSKEKLQNSSLVTLANPSPLGLANTGAEGMRSQENIYIIEENIYEMEDPYEYYCYVNSEQQS, encoded by the exons GGTCTTCAGAAGGGGCATATGTAGCTGAAGTGGGTCAGAATGCTGATCTGCCCTGCACCTACTCTCCAACCACTTCTGAGAATCTTGTACCTATCTGCTGGGGCAAGGGATCCTGTCCTGTGTTTGAATGTCATAATACGGTGCTCAGCACAGATGGAAGGAACTTGAAATATCAGACATCCAACAGATACCGGCTAATGAGGAATTTCCACAAAGGAGATGTGTCCTTGACTATAGAGAATGTGACTCTAGCCGACAGTGGGACCTATTGCTGCCGGATCCAATTCCCAGGCCTAATGAATGATAAAAAGTCAAACCTGGAGTTGGTCATCAAACCGG CCAAGGTCATTGCTACTTGGACTCCATGGAGAGACTTCACTGCACCCTTTCCACTGATGCTCACCACCAAGGGACATGGCTCAG agacacagacactgGTGGCCCTCCATGATAAACAAACT CAAATACCCACATTGGCTAATGAGTTAGAAGATGCTGGTGCGACCACCAGACTAGGCATCTACATTGGAGCAGGGATCTCCGCTGGGCTGGCTCTCATTTTTATCATTGGTGCTTTAATTCTCACAT GGTATTCATATAGCAAAGAGAAGTTACAGAATTCAAG CCTCGTCACTTTGGCCAACCCCTCTCCCTTGGGGTTAGCAAATACGGGAGCAGAAGGAATGCGCTCACAGGAAAACATCTACATCATTGAGGAGAACATATATGAAATGGAAGATCCCTATGAATACTACTGCTATGTCAACAGTGAGCAGCAATCCTGA